The following coding sequences lie in one Sinorhizobium fredii USDA 257 genomic window:
- a CDS encoding ABC transporter ATP-binding protein, which translates to MLEVKQLFAGYGRLTALKGINLTVKQGEIVFVVGPNGAGKSTLLKTIAGLMSPSSGEIFFQGSRIDRKVPEQLCRSGLALIPEGRHIFKTLTVQENLKVGSMIRRNSAEVRADLETILDTFPILRERFNGIAGHLSGGEQQQLAIARSILQRPSLLMIDEPSLGLAPLVIDQVYESLRTLNQSGLTLLIVEQSTARIMELASRIYVVRNGDVVLEGTPDQLADGRALDAAYFGFASATA; encoded by the coding sequence ATGCTCGAAGTGAAGCAGTTGTTTGCGGGATATGGCCGTCTGACGGCCCTCAAAGGCATCAACCTTACTGTCAAACAGGGTGAAATCGTGTTCGTCGTCGGCCCCAACGGCGCAGGAAAGTCGACATTACTTAAGACCATTGCAGGCCTTATGTCTCCAAGTTCGGGCGAGATTTTCTTTCAGGGTAGCCGCATCGACAGGAAGGTTCCGGAGCAACTATGCCGTAGCGGACTCGCGCTCATTCCTGAGGGGCGTCACATTTTCAAAACACTGACGGTTCAGGAGAACTTGAAGGTCGGTTCGATGATCCGAAGAAACTCCGCTGAGGTGCGGGCGGACCTGGAGACCATCCTCGACACGTTTCCCATTTTGCGTGAGCGCTTCAATGGCATAGCGGGACACCTTTCTGGCGGTGAACAGCAGCAGCTGGCTATCGCCCGCTCAATTCTGCAGCGCCCTTCTCTACTTATGATTGATGAACCGTCGCTGGGATTGGCACCGTTGGTCATCGATCAAGTATATGAAAGTTTGCGGACCCTTAATCAGTCGGGCCTGACGCTACTTATTGTCGAACAGTCAACCGCTAGGATCATGGAGCTCGCCTCTCGCATCTACGTTGTTCGAAACGGCGATGTGGTGCTAGAGGGAACGCCTGATCAATTGGCAGACGGCCGCGCCCTGGATGCCGCGTATTTCGGTTTTGCTTCGGCGACGGCTTAG
- a CDS encoding aldo/keto reductase, with product MQYRNLGSSGLKVSALSMGTLSFGEAHSLAEARRLVNVCVDGGINLFDTANMYTGGRSEAILGEVLLGWRDQVLITTKARMRVGDGPNDEGASRYHIIRECERSLERLRTDYIDLYLMHEWDGLTPIEETLEALDTLMRQGKIRYAGCSNYSGWHVMKSLHVAEMRCYPRFIAQQIHYTLEAREAEYELLPIAVDQGVGIMVWSPLTSGLLSGLFSKENPPKWCGDDVSWNGPPIRDEERLWRITDVIRDIADARGIPMSHVALAWVLGRPGVTSVVVGGLTEQHFLENIASVDVTLSPGELARLNDISLPPYLYPYWHQRKLAAGRLSAADWALHASYAEPAA from the coding sequence ATGCAGTACAGAAATCTGGGAAGCAGCGGGCTGAAAGTGTCCGCTCTAAGCATGGGGACGCTGTCTTTCGGAGAGGCGCATAGCTTAGCAGAGGCGCGGCGTTTGGTGAATGTCTGCGTTGACGGCGGTATCAACCTTTTCGACACAGCCAACATGTATACGGGCGGACGGTCAGAGGCGATTCTGGGCGAGGTCCTCCTGGGTTGGCGCGATCAGGTACTCATCACGACGAAGGCGCGTATGCGCGTCGGGGACGGACCTAACGACGAGGGTGCATCGCGCTATCACATAATTCGCGAATGTGAACGGAGCCTCGAAAGGCTACGTACCGATTACATCGACCTCTATCTGATGCATGAATGGGATGGGCTTACACCCATAGAGGAGACACTCGAGGCACTGGACACGCTCATGCGGCAAGGCAAAATTCGGTACGCTGGGTGTTCCAACTACTCAGGGTGGCACGTCATGAAGTCGCTGCATGTTGCCGAAATGCGCTGCTACCCACGCTTCATCGCCCAACAAATTCACTACACATTGGAAGCGCGTGAGGCAGAGTACGAGTTGCTTCCGATTGCTGTCGATCAAGGTGTCGGGATCATGGTTTGGAGCCCTCTAACGTCCGGGCTCCTTTCGGGCCTCTTCAGTAAAGAAAACCCGCCGAAATGGTGCGGCGACGATGTCAGCTGGAACGGGCCGCCGATCCGCGACGAGGAGCGTCTCTGGCGCATTACCGATGTCATAAGGGACATAGCCGACGCGCGCGGTATTCCGATGTCGCATGTTGCGTTGGCCTGGGTGCTTGGCAGGCCAGGGGTCACTTCAGTAGTGGTGGGCGGCCTCACCGAGCAGCATTTCTTGGAAAATATCGCGTCCGTCGATGTAACGTTAAGCCCGGGCGAGCTCGCTCGATTGAATGACATCAGCCTTCCCCCTTACCTCTACCCCTACTGGCATCAACGTAAACTTGCCGCAGGTCGGCTCAGTGCCGCCGACTGGGCCTTGCATGCCAGCTATGCAGAGCCTGCGGCGTGA
- a CDS encoding hydantoinase/oxoprolinase family protein, translating into MSISVGVDVGGTFTDLFMMDTESLEFRTTKIPTTVDDRSRGFLNGLETIGARPATIDWLIHGTTAGTNAVLERKGARCGLITTRGFRDVLEIGRRTRPNAYGLSGSFDPLIERDFRLEVSERIDSRGNVVVPLNEDEVRATARRLLEMGAEALVVVFLHSYISDDHEARAAEIVREIWPNDHVVASHEVIREMREFERSSTAAIHASIGPVVSRYISDVASQLKQNGFRNELLVMQANGGMMASSLVSRHAVQTVMSGPAAGVLAAAAIAKRAGIDNLVTGDMGGTSFDVAIVSNGEPIVSSEKDLAYAVPIRIPMIDIHTIGAGGGSIARLDKAGMIRVGPESAASFPGPIGFGRGGSEPTITDANFLLGRLNPSVVTGSAVAAPLDKIASTLEDRIGRQLGFDAYQTAAAILDVANAELAGAIRLVLIEKGHDPRDFALMPFGGAGPLHAVSIARDLSIPRVLVPRYPGLNSALGCVLADVRHDFVQTVNEPLGGLNRNSIQNLLAEQERAGRDLLEQEKVSVAHVEVSHEFDLLFRGQSHTLRVPMRGSHFDPEALEANFLATYLARYNLSLPEMHPTLVNVRTTVIGVRERIDLGIFRPKPGRLEDAITGSRDVYFGDRWIKSLTYNRDKLPEGSEISGPAIIEQPDSTFVLHPDATAKVDDIGNLLVHVHG; encoded by the coding sequence ATGAGCATCAGCGTCGGCGTGGATGTAGGCGGAACTTTTACCGATCTTTTTATGATGGATACGGAGAGCTTGGAGTTCCGCACCACCAAGATTCCCACAACGGTCGATGATCGGTCCCGGGGATTTTTGAACGGCCTGGAGACTATTGGCGCGCGACCTGCCACGATCGACTGGCTCATCCACGGCACCACGGCCGGCACGAATGCCGTTCTGGAGCGTAAGGGTGCGCGATGCGGTCTGATCACGACTCGCGGCTTTCGGGACGTCCTTGAGATAGGTCGCAGAACGCGCCCGAACGCCTACGGTCTATCGGGCAGCTTCGATCCCTTGATCGAACGCGATTTCCGTCTCGAAGTCTCCGAGCGGATCGATTCCCGCGGCAACGTTGTCGTTCCGCTCAACGAGGATGAGGTACGGGCAACCGCTCGTCGGTTGCTGGAGATGGGCGCCGAAGCGCTGGTCGTGGTCTTCCTGCATTCCTACATTAGTGATGATCACGAGGCGCGGGCGGCAGAGATCGTTCGGGAGATCTGGCCCAATGACCACGTCGTAGCGAGCCACGAAGTCATACGCGAAATGCGGGAGTTTGAGCGCTCCAGCACCGCTGCTATTCACGCGTCGATTGGGCCTGTGGTCAGCCGTTACATCTCTGATGTCGCAAGTCAGCTGAAGCAGAACGGTTTCAGGAACGAATTGCTCGTAATGCAAGCAAACGGCGGAATGATGGCTTCCTCGCTCGTAAGCCGCCATGCCGTCCAGACAGTTATGTCGGGCCCGGCTGCTGGTGTTCTAGCGGCAGCAGCCATCGCCAAACGCGCGGGGATCGACAATCTGGTTACCGGGGATATGGGTGGCACGAGCTTCGATGTCGCAATCGTATCAAACGGCGAGCCAATTGTATCGTCTGAAAAGGATCTGGCCTACGCCGTTCCGATCCGCATCCCAATGATCGACATTCATACGATCGGCGCTGGTGGTGGCAGCATTGCCCGCTTGGACAAAGCAGGCATGATACGCGTCGGTCCAGAAAGCGCCGCCTCGTTTCCCGGGCCGATCGGCTTTGGGAGGGGAGGCAGCGAACCCACTATTACGGACGCCAACTTCCTGCTCGGGCGACTGAATCCGAGCGTGGTCACCGGTTCGGCTGTGGCGGCCCCCCTGGACAAGATTGCCTCTACGCTCGAAGACCGAATCGGGCGCCAGCTTGGCTTCGATGCTTACCAGACAGCGGCGGCAATCCTGGACGTCGCAAATGCTGAACTCGCGGGAGCCATTCGGCTGGTGTTGATCGAAAAAGGCCACGACCCTCGTGATTTCGCTCTAATGCCATTCGGCGGCGCTGGGCCGCTGCATGCGGTATCGATCGCGCGCGATCTTAGCATTCCCCGCGTTCTCGTCCCGCGCTACCCAGGTCTTAATTCGGCACTTGGCTGCGTCCTCGCCGATGTTAGGCATGACTTCGTTCAGACAGTCAATGAACCGCTGGGCGGGCTCAACCGCAACTCCATTCAGAACTTACTTGCCGAGCAAGAGCGCGCCGGCCGTGATCTGCTCGAGCAGGAAAAAGTGAGTGTTGCCCATGTCGAGGTGTCGCACGAGTTCGATCTTCTTTTCCGTGGTCAGTCACACACGCTACGTGTGCCGATGCGGGGGTCGCACTTCGATCCCGAGGCTTTGGAGGCGAACTTCCTTGCCACATATCTGGCACGGTACAATCTATCCTTACCCGAGATGCACCCGACACTCGTGAATGTGCGTACAACCGTTATCGGCGTGCGGGAACGGATAGACCTCGGCATCTTCAGGCCGAAGCCGGGCAGACTGGAAGATGCCATTACCGGATCGCGCGACGTCTACTTCGGTGATCGGTGGATTAAGTCGCTGACATACAATCGCGACAAGCTGCCCGAGGGCTCCGAAATTAGCGGTCCTGCAATCATCGAACAGCCCGACAGCACATTTGTTCTCCACCCGGACGCAACCGCCAAAGTCGACGATATTGGCAACCTTCTCGTGCATGTTCACGGCTGA
- a CDS encoding hydantoinase B/oxoprolinase family protein has product MSKALQRDGAVSMLADVDPVTLTVIEKGLQQVCTEMDLVHEKTSFSPIISEAYDRANGIYHREDGRMIAQGELGLPIFLGQLAVTTNTVIRTRDDLVDGDIVIMNDPYLGGSHLMDVRMIRPFYYNGRLWAYLSNVGHWRDTGGVVPGGFTTRSTEIHQEGLRIPPIKLVKAGEMQDDVLQLILNNIRVPNDSLGDVKAQIAALSAGAKRLTALLDRYGENLVDQAIAELEVRSERLMRSHIETIPDGVWSAVAHVDSDGIVNEPLTIRVNLQVSGSDMQVDFAGSSAPCAGPLNTVWATTLSAVYIALKHIFPDVPMNAGCFRPIQVEEPRGTFLYAEYPSPTAGSAAEVSQRIIEAILLALAPAIPDRIFAPPAGTSGNLSLGGVDPLTGENYVMYYFSGGGYGGWYDGDGISNGCATIGISKTQPVEVLELRYPVIFEHYSLREDSGGAGKYRGGLGVDYRMKLLRGTATASFMMDHGRQGPPGTLGGLPGAANEIVVSRDGQAEIPEHISKGEGYVMRPGDWIDVKTPGGGGYGDPCERDCGRIAKDEKSGYLARTSSFMPSPGE; this is encoded by the coding sequence ATGTCCAAAGCCCTACAGCGCGACGGCGCAGTCTCCATGCTCGCAGATGTCGACCCCGTCACCCTGACGGTCATCGAGAAAGGTCTTCAACAGGTTTGTACCGAGATGGATCTTGTGCACGAGAAAACTTCGTTCTCGCCGATTATCTCGGAAGCGTACGATCGCGCAAACGGCATCTACCATCGCGAGGATGGCCGAATGATCGCTCAAGGCGAATTAGGTTTGCCCATCTTCTTGGGGCAACTCGCAGTCACCACCAATACGGTTATAAGGACCAGGGACGATCTAGTCGACGGTGACATTGTCATCATGAATGACCCCTATTTGGGCGGCTCCCACCTAATGGACGTCAGGATGATCCGTCCGTTCTACTATAATGGCCGTCTGTGGGCCTATCTCTCCAACGTCGGCCACTGGCGGGACACCGGTGGAGTCGTTCCGGGAGGGTTTACGACTCGGTCGACGGAGATCCATCAGGAGGGCTTACGCATCCCCCCCATCAAGCTTGTGAAGGCGGGCGAGATGCAGGATGACGTGCTCCAGCTCATCCTTAACAACATCAGGGTGCCTAACGATTCTCTTGGCGACGTAAAGGCGCAGATTGCAGCGCTCAGCGCCGGCGCGAAACGCTTGACCGCTCTGCTTGACCGTTACGGCGAGAACCTTGTGGACCAAGCCATTGCCGAATTGGAAGTGCGCTCCGAACGCCTGATGCGATCCCACATCGAGACGATTCCCGACGGCGTCTGGAGCGCGGTCGCTCATGTTGATAGCGATGGGATCGTGAACGAGCCGCTGACAATTCGTGTGAACCTCCAAGTTTCTGGATCTGACATGCAGGTGGACTTCGCGGGCTCGAGTGCGCCGTGCGCCGGACCCTTGAACACCGTGTGGGCGACTACGCTCAGCGCCGTTTACATCGCGCTGAAGCATATTTTCCCAGATGTTCCGATGAACGCAGGTTGTTTCCGCCCTATCCAGGTGGAGGAGCCGCGCGGCACCTTCCTCTATGCCGAATACCCTAGTCCTACAGCGGGTTCGGCGGCCGAGGTATCACAGCGCATTATTGAAGCCATCTTGTTGGCGCTCGCACCGGCCATACCCGATAGGATCTTCGCTCCGCCGGCGGGAACAAGCGGCAATCTCAGCCTCGGCGGCGTCGACCCATTAACTGGTGAGAACTACGTCATGTATTATTTTTCCGGCGGAGGCTACGGGGGTTGGTATGACGGTGACGGTATTAGTAACGGCTGTGCCACTATTGGCATTTCCAAGACGCAACCGGTCGAGGTTCTGGAGCTTCGCTATCCCGTGATCTTTGAGCATTATTCGCTTCGAGAGGATTCGGGTGGGGCCGGAAAATATCGAGGGGGATTGGGCGTCGATTATCGAATGAAGCTCCTGAGGGGAACGGCAACGGCCTCATTCATGATGGACCATGGACGGCAGGGCCCACCCGGCACGCTTGGTGGGCTCCCCGGGGCTGCGAACGAAATTGTCGTCTCTCGCGATGGTCAAGCCGAGATACCCGAACACATTTCAAAGGGAGAAGGATATGTCATGCGACCAGGAGATTGGATTGATGTGAAAACCCCGGGTGGAGGAGGATATGGAGATCCTTGCGAAAGAGACTGCGGTCGCATAGCGAAGGATGAGAAGAGTGGTTACCTGGCTCGAACGAGCAGCTTTATGCCCTCGCCGGGTGAATAA
- a CDS encoding aspartate aminotransferase family protein, with protein sequence MRLNGNVVDELNRSIDQLRREFAQRNPLSERAALDARRVLPGGNTRSVLFYEPFPLTILSGKGADITDLDGHSYADFVGEFSAGLYGHSDAVIRKAIIDALDDGTVLAGPNRYEAKFAESLQSRFPSMELLRFCNSGTEANILALVTAQYFTRRRKIMVFEGAYHGGVLVFPIGGSPINVPFDFIVAPYNDGDAAAKLIKENQNDLAAVIVEPILGAGGNLPGTTDFFSALRRETEAVGTLLIFDEVKTSRCGAAGMQGRIGIRPDLTTLGKYLGGGLPIGAFGGRTDIMDHYNPYKPDSLRHAGTFNNNVCTMAAGLAGLTKVFTPERADVFHEESERLRLEFQRIVDLSSVPLCFTGLGSLCTLHLAGTPLQEAADVTPLSRRVGLLFHMYGLLNGVAVAGRGDFYQSLPMTAAHRQAASAVLAAFVGEYGELISSLAEENARALPRSACLQRISTNRQSNA encoded by the coding sequence ATGCGATTGAATGGCAATGTCGTAGACGAGCTGAATCGCTCGATAGATCAATTGAGGCGCGAATTCGCGCAAAGAAATCCGCTGAGCGAACGCGCTGCTCTCGATGCGAGGCGGGTTCTCCCAGGAGGCAATACCCGATCTGTGCTGTTTTACGAACCGTTTCCGCTGACGATCCTATCCGGAAAGGGGGCCGACATAACCGATCTGGACGGCCATAGCTATGCCGATTTCGTCGGCGAGTTTTCCGCCGGATTGTACGGCCATTCGGATGCAGTCATTCGGAAGGCCATCATCGACGCGCTCGATGATGGCACCGTTCTCGCCGGCCCCAATCGATACGAGGCAAAGTTCGCGGAATCCTTGCAATCTCGTTTTCCCAGCATGGAACTCCTGCGCTTCTGCAATTCCGGTACTGAGGCGAACATCCTTGCCCTCGTTACCGCGCAGTATTTCACGCGCCGGCGCAAGATCATGGTTTTCGAAGGTGCATATCACGGCGGCGTGCTAGTTTTCCCAATTGGTGGAAGCCCGATTAACGTGCCGTTCGATTTCATCGTCGCTCCCTATAATGATGGCGACGCGGCTGCGAAGCTTATTAAAGAAAATCAAAACGACCTTGCGGCCGTCATCGTCGAACCAATCTTGGGCGCGGGCGGAAATCTTCCGGGCACGACCGATTTCTTTTCCGCTCTCAGGCGCGAAACTGAAGCTGTCGGAACGCTCCTGATCTTCGACGAAGTCAAGACCTCGCGTTGTGGCGCTGCCGGAATGCAGGGCCGGATTGGCATCAGGCCAGATTTGACGACCCTCGGCAAATATCTTGGCGGAGGGTTGCCGATTGGTGCGTTCGGTGGGCGTACCGACATCATGGATCACTATAATCCCTACAAGCCTGACTCACTACGCCATGCGGGGACCTTCAACAATAATGTTTGCACGATGGCCGCTGGACTCGCTGGTTTGACGAAGGTGTTTACGCCTGAGCGTGCTGACGTCTTTCATGAGGAAAGCGAGCGGCTGCGACTGGAGTTCCAGCGGATCGTCGATCTCAGTTCCGTGCCGTTGTGTTTCACAGGTCTCGGATCGCTCTGTACACTTCATCTTGCTGGAACGCCGCTTCAGGAAGCGGCAGATGTGACACCGCTTAGCCGTCGGGTCGGCCTTCTTTTCCACATGTACGGCTTGCTGAACGGCGTCGCCGTCGCCGGGCGCGGAGACTTCTACCAATCTCTTCCGATGACTGCGGCACATCGCCAAGCAGCAAGCGCGGTCCTTGCCGCGTTCGTTGGCGAATATGGAGAACTAATCTCCAGTCTCGCGGAAGAGAATGCGCGGGCACTCCCGCGAAGCGCTTGCCTACAGCGCATATCTACCAATCGTCAAAGCAACGCGTGA
- a CDS encoding PaaI family thioesterase translates to MDETSAKSAFDQAMKNYKPEFGKFFLAQLLALDISYPDDRCVIRFPVHDFLFNPQGSLHGGVVATVMDISMGHLLHRSYDRAGTTIEMKVQYMRPINAGTAVCTGQFLKRGRSIAFLESRLEDSSGALAAIATSTWKCSKPGQNEKEIAERI, encoded by the coding sequence GTGGACGAGACTTCGGCCAAGAGCGCATTTGATCAAGCCATGAAGAATTACAAACCTGAGTTTGGCAAGTTCTTTCTGGCGCAGTTGCTGGCGCTCGATATTTCGTACCCCGATGATAGATGTGTCATCCGCTTTCCTGTGCACGACTTCCTCTTCAATCCGCAGGGATCGCTGCACGGCGGGGTCGTTGCCACGGTGATGGATATTTCGATGGGGCATCTCCTCCATCGCAGCTATGACCGCGCCGGTACGACAATAGAAATGAAGGTTCAGTACATGCGCCCGATAAATGCTGGAACCGCTGTCTGCACCGGACAGTTCTTGAAGCGCGGGAGGAGTATTGCGTTCCTGGAGTCTCGCCTTGAGGACTCGTCAGGAGCACTGGCGGCTATCGCCACATCAACGTGGAAGTGCAGCAAACCGGGTCAGAACGAGAAAGAGATCGCTGAGCGCATCTGA
- a CDS encoding IclR family transcriptional regulator, with protein MTEESDSAAGPLERYISFLELIAAFPGELTTADVAHALQLPKSTAHRLLRVLSRSGLVEGGDHKERTLSLGNRLTRLVYAAGHADWIEAAVLPTLVQATAKFPNASIFVSRLAGHRVFVVASAAGDPRWKSYVIPGQELPPHAAASAKIILAHQDPSILDKALERPLQAFTRNTVTDPGIVRKEIEEARNEGFAACVECIHEGMSALSVPIHIPTDGVIYSVGITGPITRAITEDRASIVALLREIAKALTPILSLRGRTGGKAA; from the coding sequence ATGACCGAAGAGTCCGATTCGGCGGCGGGACCACTTGAACGGTATATTTCCTTCCTGGAACTCATCGCAGCATTCCCTGGCGAGCTTACAACCGCAGATGTCGCGCACGCGCTGCAACTACCGAAATCGACAGCCCACCGGCTGCTGCGTGTCCTGAGCCGCTCGGGCCTTGTCGAGGGTGGAGATCACAAGGAGCGCACCCTTTCACTTGGAAATCGACTGACGCGGCTCGTGTATGCTGCTGGCCATGCAGATTGGATCGAAGCTGCAGTTCTGCCAACGCTCGTTCAAGCAACGGCGAAGTTTCCAAATGCCTCTATTTTTGTGTCTCGACTGGCCGGCCATCGCGTCTTTGTCGTTGCCTCGGCCGCAGGTGATCCACGCTGGAAAAGCTATGTCATACCGGGCCAAGAGTTGCCTCCCCATGCCGCAGCGAGCGCCAAAATCATTCTCGCCCATCAGGACCCATCGATATTAGACAAGGCACTGGAGAGGCCTTTGCAGGCTTTCACCCGGAACACGGTTACCGATCCTGGCATCGTCAGGAAGGAGATAGAGGAAGCTCGCAATGAGGGCTTTGCAGCTTGCGTGGAGTGCATTCACGAGGGGATGTCAGCATTATCGGTCCCGATCCACATACCGACAGACGGGGTCATTTACTCGGTTGGCATCACTGGCCCTATAACGCGCGCGATCACGGAAGATCGTGCGTCTATCGTAGCCCTGCTGCGGGAAATCGCTAAGGCCCTGACACCCATCCTTTCGCTGCGCGGGCGTACTGGAGGAAAGGCGGCGTGA
- a CDS encoding FAD-binding oxidoreductase, translating into MAPYLVDWRSRYRGTALGVVEPSTADEVAVAVRIASAHGVKVVPQGGNTGLVGGGVPLTKHEGSQQIVVSLRRLNRIRDLDLLDNVIVVEAGVILQNAQAAARTAGRLLPISLAAEGSAQIGGIVSTNAGGTNVLRFGSTRELVLGLEVILADGSIWNGLQRLRKNNAGYDLKQLFIGSEGTLGIVTAAAIKLFPLPHSCVTTFIAVPSPAAAVRLLRYLQSELGDSLTAFELIERVCLDLVFGVVEEARDPFEQSYPWYVLAEVSATVKEVVLDDIVERSLASAFEIGIAMDAVLAQSEKQRVELWRLRDEITEAERRHGPSAKHDISIPVSRISDFLARAPATVRTHVPHARPIAFGHVGDGNIHFNVLAPAEDADCINRAVYDLVTTLGGSISAEHGIGQSKIELLAHYKDRTSLSLMQRVRRALDPSTTFNPGKLVHVPPVRGSDL; encoded by the coding sequence ATGGCTCCTTATCTCGTGGACTGGAGGAGCCGGTACCGCGGAACGGCGCTTGGGGTTGTGGAGCCGTCCACAGCGGACGAGGTGGCCGTCGCGGTGCGGATCGCATCAGCCCATGGCGTGAAGGTCGTCCCGCAGGGCGGCAACACTGGATTGGTCGGCGGCGGCGTGCCACTCACCAAGCATGAGGGGTCGCAGCAGATCGTGGTGTCGTTGAGGCGCCTCAATCGAATTCGCGACCTCGATCTCCTCGACAACGTGATCGTCGTGGAGGCCGGCGTTATTCTTCAGAACGCGCAGGCGGCTGCTAGGACTGCTGGTCGGCTGTTACCGATCAGTCTTGCGGCGGAAGGAAGCGCGCAAATTGGCGGCATAGTCTCTACAAATGCCGGGGGAACCAACGTTCTGCGTTTCGGCTCGACGCGTGAGCTGGTCTTGGGCCTTGAGGTGATATTGGCCGACGGGTCGATTTGGAACGGGCTTCAGCGACTCCGTAAGAACAATGCCGGCTACGATCTCAAGCAGCTATTCATTGGTTCGGAAGGCACTCTCGGTATTGTCACGGCGGCCGCGATCAAGCTTTTCCCGTTGCCGCACTCATGCGTTACGACGTTTATCGCCGTTCCGTCGCCAGCGGCAGCTGTTCGCTTGTTAAGGTATCTCCAATCGGAACTTGGAGACTCACTGACCGCCTTTGAACTGATCGAGCGCGTCTGCCTCGATCTCGTGTTCGGAGTGGTGGAGGAAGCACGTGATCCATTTGAACAGTCCTACCCCTGGTACGTGTTGGCGGAGGTTTCCGCGACGGTGAAGGAAGTGGTCCTCGATGATATCGTCGAAAGAAGCCTGGCGAGCGCTTTTGAAATCGGCATTGCAATGGATGCAGTGCTGGCGCAAAGCGAGAAGCAGCGCGTGGAGCTTTGGCGTCTGCGCGACGAGATCACAGAAGCCGAGCGCCGCCATGGCCCAAGCGCCAAGCACGACATCTCGATCCCAGTCTCGCGTATCTCCGATTTCCTGGCGCGAGCTCCAGCAACTGTAAGAACTCACGTCCCCCATGCACGGCCGATTGCATTCGGGCATGTCGGAGACGGCAATATACACTTCAATGTTTTGGCCCCCGCTGAAGACGCGGATTGCATCAACCGGGCAGTTTACGACCTCGTTACGACACTGGGAGGATCGATCAGCGCGGAACACGGCATCGGCCAATCAAAGATCGAGCTTCTGGCGCATTACAAGGATCGCACCTCCTTATCCCTGATGCAGCGCGTTCGGAGAGCACTGGACCCTTCGACGACCTTCAATCCAGGCAAGCTAGTACACGTTCCGCCTGTCCGCGGATCGGATTTATAA
- a CDS encoding pyridoxal phosphate-dependent decarboxylase family protein produces the protein MKSLDFDWRAGRVPSYTYFVDDETLDVQREAYGEYIAENGLGAGRAFKSLELMTDDIKSMAISLFNAPAAAGASFTSGGTESIFMAVKTARDLTRHRRGEPDGRYNIVACETAHPCLDKAGQLLGVDIRRTPHTAEFRADPALLRTSIDQKTMMLFASAPNYPFGTFDPISKIGRLAQERDLRLHVDGCWGGFLSPFAERLGYPIPEWDFRVPGVSSLSADIHKFGYAAKGASVVLYRDVEDQEHERFSFSGWPRGTYSTPTFLGTKAGGAIASAWAVMHFLGVEGYLRAAKLTMDATMQLIEGLNAIPDIYCLTPNGESNLISFATSDPKLDIYAVADRLEECGWLRGRMREPKAIQQGVNPAHLATVTEYLAEVRKAIDHVRGNVAAPVAYDEHSY, from the coding sequence ATGAAGTCGCTCGACTTCGACTGGCGCGCTGGACGGGTGCCCTCTTATACCTACTTCGTCGACGACGAGACCCTTGATGTGCAGCGCGAGGCCTATGGCGAATACATAGCCGAAAACGGCTTGGGCGCCGGCCGCGCCTTCAAGAGCCTCGAGTTGATGACCGACGACATCAAGTCGATGGCGATATCGCTCTTCAACGCACCCGCGGCCGCCGGAGCCTCCTTCACGTCGGGTGGAACCGAAAGCATTTTCATGGCGGTCAAGACCGCGCGCGACCTGACGCGGCACAGGCGCGGCGAGCCAGATGGACGCTACAACATCGTGGCTTGCGAGACCGCTCACCCTTGCCTCGACAAGGCTGGTCAACTCCTGGGCGTCGATATCAGGCGGACACCGCACACCGCTGAATTCCGGGCAGACCCTGCACTCCTGCGCACTTCGATCGACCAAAAGACGATGATGCTCTTTGCGTCTGCGCCGAATTATCCATTTGGAACCTTCGATCCGATCAGCAAGATCGGAAGGCTGGCGCAAGAAAGAGACCTGCGTCTTCATGTGGATGGCTGCTGGGGAGGATTTCTTTCGCCGTTCGCCGAGCGGCTCGGGTATCCAATTCCCGAGTGGGACTTCCGCGTGCCTGGCGTATCCAGCCTGTCGGCGGATATTCATAAGTTCGGATATGCGGCTAAAGGTGCAAGCGTCGTGCTCTATCGAGATGTCGAGGATCAAGAACACGAACGCTTCTCTTTCAGCGGCTGGCCGCGTGGTACTTATTCCACCCCTACCTTCCTTGGAACAAAGGCCGGCGGAGCGATCGCGTCCGCTTGGGCCGTGATGCACTTTCTCGGCGTGGAGGGCTACCTTCGGGCGGCGAAGCTCACGATGGATGCCACCATGCAGTTGATAGAAGGCTTGAATGCAATTCCCGACATTTATTGCCTGACGCCGAATGGCGAGAGCAATCTGATCTCGTTTGCAACCAGCGACCCCAAGCTCGACATTTATGCCGTTGCGGATCGCCTCGAAGAATGCGGCTGGCTACGAGGGCGCATGCGCGAACCAAAAGCCATTCAGCAAGGCGTCAATCCCGCTCACCTTGCAACCGTCACCGAGTATCTGGCGGAGGTTCGCAAGGCCATTGATCATGTGCGCGGCAATGTGGCGGCGCCTGTGGCATACGACGAACATAGCTACTAA